Genomic DNA from Thiosocius teredinicola:
GAAGCTTGGTTTGCCCATACTCACTATTCTCAAAAAGTTGAGCCGTGCTACGGATAGAGTACGGGCCCGCACCCCGAATCGGGTGGTCGCCGATCACGCTCCGCAGTTGGACATTCGACATTGAACTTGGCACTACTCCATCCCCGCACATGGCTCACGTGGTTTGGTTTTGCGTGTCTTCGACTCTTGGTGGCTATGCCGTTTGGTTGGCAGATAAGCGCAGGCAGGCGAATCGGGATATGGTTGATGCCTCTTGCCAAGCGTCGCCTAGCGATCGCAAGAAGAAACATCGAAGCGTGCTTCCCGGAAATGACCGCGAGTGAACGCGACCTGATGCTGCGCGAGCATTTCGCGTCGCTGGGAGCGGCGATTTTTGAAACTGGAATGGCGTGGTGGTCGAGCGACGCGAAGCTGCGAAACCGCGCCGAGATTAACGGACTGGAGAATCTTGAGTCCGCTCGAAGAGCCGGGAAAGGCGTCCTTCTTTTTGGGGGGCATTTTACGTCGATCGAGATTGCAGGGAGATTATTGGGAAAGGTCGCTGATGTCGACGCGGTGTACAGGGTCAGCGACAACCCTGCCGTCGAACATGTGCTAACACGGGGCAGGGGGCGCTACTGCGAAAGGCTTATCGCCCGCGACGATGTTCGGGGTTTGGTGCGTCGTCTGCGCGGCGGTCATACGGTCTGGTATGCGCCAGACCAGAATACGCAGCGAAAGAAGGCTGTTTTTGTCGATTTCATGGGGCACCGCGCCGCCACGACGCCGGCAACTTCCCGATTGGCGAACATGACGGGAGCCCGCGTGGTGCCATTTCGCATGATTCGTAAGTCTGATGGTAGCGGCTACCTACTGGAACTCGAGCCGCCATTGGAAGACTTTCCGACCGACGACCTGCAGGCCGATACATTGCGTATCAACCAGATTGTCGAGCGCTGGGTGCGCATGGCGCCTGAGCAGTATCTTTGGATTCACCGGCGTTTCAAGACCCGCCCATCGCGAGATGACCCGCCATTCTACTGAGCAGCCCAATCACGTGGCGGCGCCGTGTTCGACGAGGCGCGGTCGCGCTAATATAGCGGCCAGTTTTCGTAGGCTACACCCGATCCCGCAAGAGTGGCTACCGCAGGGGCTTCCCACGGCGCAGCGATTGGAAGCTGCGTTCTAGAGTGCACAGTTGAGCGACAGGCGGAATACCGATTTCGAGCATGAACAGCAAAGACCTATACCTCCGCCTGCTTACTCATGTCCGGCCTTACTGGCGGCAGTTTTCTTTCGGCATCTTCTTCATGGTTCTGCTCGCGTTGACTGAACCGCTGATTCCCTATTTTCTGAAGCCCCTCCTGGATGGAACCTTTGTAGACCGGGATCCGCAGTTCCTGTTCTGGTCTCCCATCGTGTTGTTGGTGCTGTTTCTGGTCAGGGGTACCTGCAACCTGGTGAGTCAGATTGCTTTTGCGTGGGTATCTGGAAAGCTCGTTTTCGACCTGCGCAAACATATGTTTGAGCGGATCTTGAACTTGCCGACCAGCTACTACGATTCGCATGTGACGGGCAATATTCTGGCCAAGGTTACTCACAATGTTACCCAAGTCACGGCTGCCGCTACCAAGGTGCTGATGGTGTTGGTTCGTGACACGGTGATCGTCATCGGCCTCATCAGTTATATGCTCTACCTCGATTGGCGGTTTTCTCTGCTGACCTTCATCCTGCTGCCGGTCTTGGGGTTCGTGGTCAACATCATCGCCAAACGGTTAAGGCGGCTCAGTCGCAGTATCCAGGCCGGGATGGGAGACATCACTCACGTTCTCGGGGAGGCCGTACGTGGTCACAAGATAATCAAGGTGTTCGGTGGTAGGGATGCCGAAATGACCCGTTTTCTGCGAACGGCCAATTGGATCAGGCGCTACCAATTCAAGTCGAAAGTCGCAGACGGTGCCAGTGCTCCCATCGTTGAAGGGATTGCGGCATTAATGATCGCCATCTTGATTTATTTCGGAACGGGCCAGCTCGGTCAAGAACCGATGAGCGTTGGCGCGTTTGTTTCATTTTTAGCGGCGCTCGGCCTGCTCTTTCCACCAATCAAGCGTTTGGTCGACATCAACCAGCCCTTGCAAAGCGGCTTGGCTGGTGCAGAGAGTGTATTCGAACTGATCGATGAGTCGGCCGAGATCGAATCCGGCACGCGCACGCTAGAGCGCGTAACGGGAAGGCTGAGCTTTTCTCACGTTTCGTTCAACTATCCCGGTAGCCGGGAAGATGCGCTTAGTGAAGTAAGCTTCGTTATCGAACCGGGTACGACGACTGCGCTGGTGGGGGCGTCAGGTAGTGGTAAGACGACCATAGCGTCACTGGTTCCGCGCTTCTACGAAACTGACCGAGGACAGATCTGCATCGATGAGCACGACGTTCGAGATGTTACGTTGAAAAGCCTGCGCGATCAGATCTCTTATGTGGGACAGGAGTCGGTGTTGTTCAACGATACGGTCCGGGCCAACATCGCCTACGGCAACGACGCTATAGATCAGGACGAGGTAGAGCGAGCGGCTCAACAGGCATTTGCCCTGGGTTTCATCGAAGAGCTGCCAGACGGTTTTGATACGGTGGTAGGTGAGGATGGCGTTTTATTGTCCGGCGGACAGCGGCAACGTATTGCCATCGCGCGCGCCTTGCTCAAGAACGCGCCCATATTGATCCTTGACGAAGCAACTTCGGCATTGGATACGGATTCCGAGCGGCATGTGCAGGCGGCTCTGAAGAACCTGACGAGCAACCGCACCACGCTGGTGATTGCGCATCGTCTTTCGACCATTGTGCACGCCGATCAGATTCTCGTGATAGGTGATGGCCGGATCATCGAGCGCGGAAATCACGACGAGTTGATGAGCCAGCAAGGGGTCTATTCCGCGCTCTACAACACGCAATTTGCGCAGTCTTGAGTGTGCTCCCGCACTGTCGATCGTATGAATCCGCGCTTCCGGGCGGTGTCGGATGATAGATGGTGCTCGAACGATGCGGGTTCTGCACGGTGATGTGTTCGAGTGCGTCGATGCCTGGGAAGGGCTTTTGCAGGAACTGGGCATCGAACCAGGCTCCCGTTGGGCAGCGTTTGATGCCGGCGACCTGGTCTCCAAAGCTCCCTCGACAAAATGTTATCGATGTAAGCTCCCAGACGAACGCACCGTCTACTTCAAGCGCTATACCTATCCTTTCAGCCGATGGCACGAGTTCTGGTTACGACCAGGCAAAGCGGCGGTTGAGTTCTGGGCATACGGCCGGCTGCGGCAGTTGGGGATTCCTACACTGAATGTCATCGCTTTCGGTGAAAGCCGCCGTTGGGGGGCATTGCGGGCGAGCTGCATCGTGACTGAGGGCATCGAACAGACCGTCGATCTGGCGGCGTTCGTGAGAACGGTGTGGAGCCGGTGGCCCCGCGAAAAGCGGCTCGCTTCAGGGCGGGCTATCGCTCATCAACTGCTCAGTCAGGCGCGCAAGGCGCACGATGCCGGTTTCTTTCACCATGATCTGAAGTTCAGAAACCTTCTGATCCACCCCGACGGAGACCCGGAATCGATCGTATGGATCGACGCGCCCAGAGCATCGCGCATGCGGTTTCGTGAGTATCGCGGGGTGGTGACCGACCTTTCCGGGCTGAGCCGGATCGCCATCAGCCTGTTCAGTCGATTCGAACTCATGCGCCTCTTGCATGTATATTTGGGCAAAGAACGACGTACCGAGGCGAAACGATTGTTCCGCAGTATTCAAAAACACTTGGGAAGAAGGATGCCCAAGCCCCTCGACCTTACGTACCCGGACTAGGATGTCGTATCGTGCGTTTTCTCAAAGCCGAAGAATTTGAGGCGTTGATCGCGGGTGCCGAGCTGTTGCGTGCCGACGGTTTTGGTCCCAAGGTGTACCGGGCAAGGGATAACCGGGTCATCAAGCTTTTCAGAATCAAGCGTTGGTGGACATCGTCGATGTTCTATCCCTATTCGCTCAGGTTCCTAAGAAACACCAAACGCTTGCGCCGACGCGGAGTCCCCTGTGTCGAGGTCGACGAGATATTCTATTGTCACGCGATCCGTCGTCATGGTGTCGTCTATCAACGCCTGGA
This window encodes:
- the lpxL gene encoding LpxL/LpxP family Kdo(2)-lipid IV(A) lauroyl/palmitoleoyl acyltransferase → MALLHPRTWLTWFGFACLRLLVAMPFGWQISAGRRIGIWLMPLAKRRLAIARRNIEACFPEMTASERDLMLREHFASLGAAIFETGMAWWSSDAKLRNRAEINGLENLESARRAGKGVLLFGGHFTSIEIAGRLLGKVADVDAVYRVSDNPAVEHVLTRGRGRYCERLIARDDVRGLVRRLRGGHTVWYAPDQNTQRKKAVFVDFMGHRAATTPATSRLANMTGARVVPFRMIRKSDGSGYLLELEPPLEDFPTDDLQADTLRINQIVERWVRMAPEQYLWIHRRFKTRPSRDDPPFY
- the msbA gene encoding lipid A export permease/ATP-binding protein MsbA, whose product is MNSKDLYLRLLTHVRPYWRQFSFGIFFMVLLALTEPLIPYFLKPLLDGTFVDRDPQFLFWSPIVLLVLFLVRGTCNLVSQIAFAWVSGKLVFDLRKHMFERILNLPTSYYDSHVTGNILAKVTHNVTQVTAAATKVLMVLVRDTVIVIGLISYMLYLDWRFSLLTFILLPVLGFVVNIIAKRLRRLSRSIQAGMGDITHVLGEAVRGHKIIKVFGGRDAEMTRFLRTANWIRRYQFKSKVADGASAPIVEGIAALMIAILIYFGTGQLGQEPMSVGAFVSFLAALGLLFPPIKRLVDINQPLQSGLAGAESVFELIDESAEIESGTRTLERVTGRLSFSHVSFNYPGSREDALSEVSFVIEPGTTTALVGASGSGKTTIASLVPRFYETDRGQICIDEHDVRDVTLKSLRDQISYVGQESVLFNDTVRANIAYGNDAIDQDEVERAAQQAFALGFIEELPDGFDTVVGEDGVLLSGGQRQRIAIARALLKNAPILILDEATSALDTDSERHVQAALKNLTSNRTTLVIAHRLSTIVHADQILVIGDGRIIERGNHDELMSQQGVYSALYNTQFAQS
- a CDS encoding lipopolysaccharide kinase InaA family protein, with the translated sequence MRVLHGDVFECVDAWEGLLQELGIEPGSRWAAFDAGDLVSKAPSTKCYRCKLPDERTVYFKRYTYPFSRWHEFWLRPGKAAVEFWAYGRLRQLGIPTLNVIAFGESRRWGALRASCIVTEGIEQTVDLAAFVRTVWSRWPREKRLASGRAIAHQLLSQARKAHDAGFFHHDLKFRNLLIHPDGDPESIVWIDAPRASRMRFREYRGVVTDLSGLSRIAISLFSRFELMRLLHVYLGKERRTEAKRLFRSIQKHLGRRMPKPLDLTYPD